Proteins encoded by one window of Methanomassiliicoccus luminyensis B10:
- a CDS encoding FtsK/SpoIIIE domain-containing protein — protein MSGLYSDHLASRIRGMASGSPPRAGQLFLARFPRTSLADEVAESLLQGQVSQVRVHIENREYMLPCIDLSNGIKFIFVRATSRPVGTDAPLHVVTSNFAGALRDYVADSIYRDQGLAIVIITDSDLDTLKATEDLFKPGGVLNTNNIVNDLLDVSAYTKPQCRILIDALKPYLTRNTLTEDSTEALISLRSALIDEKPDEIPHLIGRLPGLLREDLITEDFFRDSRGEDELNKAIADMMADNARHADRIEKALRKNARSTLPSYYSEEFVEQVANDPDQWHQLGHAQARRSITRTPPVGIELIDVSSKHRFYAPPDSDTDGGMISVIVCSEGASTINIQFLGEIKNSSHRVTGSKGYKPRMEKSETSLKLNFESIPPNEPKFYRVQIWTTTLTPKGKPDKEVKVAFVPPWFFSASDACALEVDALTESLVCIGSGPISLDDLQQSCGSVVFEKITMVDEEILDLTGPVEIQPEVKGGKDNVKVYIGHQNMPKVPILFTMDGGEEERDEVIFPLLLQAISAPGVWSDGKLRLIKGLTVEYSRGEIYIPNGRKLRLTDEITELLNLEYLIAKEDSILPRSVEGSELKEARLERQHEQSLDDGLKQAYSALFNHFRCSGTTPSTDPWGEDIQELARNVVDAYLTAVDKTSSLKILSVIGTINSRTLDRSWVTAYHPLMLAYALRLVEWRDNELLPHGRTEGFREDHFLARFNTAGLLPFRHFSRTDSVLTGGTQEFSRLWVVYSAVNRPGSTTPDFMSRVISDKLESFCNSYQILFDIHPERTLVINLVNLGNLGPIIKGISTFFKKILKENKHAIPRILLRIYGPYSDGIELDSFFSDNAYSRLRTQMRKYDDEIVDLLLLRLSYVRAGEYEGDLEPAHITFFRGILKEKPGWGQPENSGLKSGMYCQGLYPSKSIDVGTDTDGSVYTVGFGSDDNDHGLVIEVARASNALEASSIFRTFQRGAFIKQTVESQHLSGDLSHIWEGSLWVIHVQPNVSLEFYLNVPGAGKRNDPRIIIHYSDQYDPSSPSYDVITSTIHRNHYLAALNHAIQTSHLSDVLDAEIVLKNLVSIDGELALKLQKADKKYAVEYMGFIGALALSRNLLNRGMPDHIWVPLSLSELVRQTHSDGSEGSGILQYQSPGEACDDFCFVGCPRDSSGNYKVRLWIVEAKGGTSKTSKGKDQVIGAHRQILDLLDPPKGNSDIEIARGLFGRVVVDVARRMAHYEVISKEDWGNISAHGRRLIEGEYELDSLKTSSGQYGEVVQISSMTNSASVEHDEQVRVIHAPIRVIEVLKNKKLDELVPDLDIRSLIRYEMTTENERRPEEVKLPTELELPPANVADVAVKTESPAVKAQEIISDVPKEIAQVLAVPLVAPPSSPPTAPGTESSVIKLNGPPATKWEFLEMSPPAETQMDIGPLLADLKRGFDSLGVEIYSPSPSTVTIGPRRVSVDIVPKEGQRVEKVMKSLDTLSVSIKAKGKIQADLEPASGAIRLSIPTGEPRDIRIREAFENLGEKLISSLLTIPLGIDTRNRHRLLSLPEERHVLIGGTTGSGKSNFLTTTIISLALSMTPNDLKISILDPKGVDFRKLASLPHVVAGGYIDNASDCIEFLRKIIEEDLPKRQNMLKSSGYSSIYEMRQEGTGEMNAQMPFHVIMIDEYADLIMSLTKGKDEFEDSVTRLAQIGRALGYIIILSTQRPSADIVSGKIKANFPCRIAFRLPSSRDSVVILDEAGAEDLAGAGDMIVKTQTSTMRIQAYRTTSKDVATAIQHLNDVSKT, from the coding sequence ATGTCCGGGCTCTACAGTGATCATCTAGCCAGCCGCATCAGAGGCATGGCAAGCGGGAGCCCTCCACGAGCCGGCCAGCTATTCCTAGCACGCTTCCCCCGCACCTCCTTAGCTGATGAGGTTGCCGAAAGCCTCCTCCAGGGCCAGGTAAGCCAAGTTAGGGTCCATATTGAGAATCGCGAATACATGCTGCCCTGCATCGATCTTTCGAATGGGATAAAATTTATTTTCGTCCGAGCTACATCACGACCAGTAGGAACGGATGCACCCCTGCACGTGGTTACTTCTAACTTTGCCGGAGCTCTTCGAGATTATGTCGCTGACTCCATTTATAGGGATCAAGGACTGGCAATTGTGATAATCACCGACTCGGACCTAGATACGTTAAAGGCAACCGAAGATCTCTTCAAACCGGGTGGCGTCCTAAATACGAATAACATAGTCAACGATCTTCTGGACGTATCTGCCTACACGAAACCCCAGTGCAGGATACTCATAGATGCCCTGAAGCCTTACTTGACCAGAAACACTTTGACCGAGGATAGTACTGAAGCGTTGATCTCATTGAGATCGGCACTCATCGATGAGAAGCCCGACGAAATACCTCATTTGATTGGGAGATTGCCGGGCCTACTGCGTGAAGACCTCATAACCGAAGATTTCTTCAGAGACAGCAGGGGCGAGGACGAACTCAACAAAGCAATCGCAGATATGATGGCGGATAACGCTCGCCATGCTGACCGTATCGAGAAGGCCTTGCGAAAGAACGCGCGTTCCACATTGCCGTCTTATTATTCGGAAGAATTCGTAGAGCAAGTCGCGAATGATCCGGACCAGTGGCACCAGCTTGGTCATGCCCAGGCTAGAAGGAGCATTACCCGAACGCCTCCTGTGGGCATCGAACTGATCGATGTATCTTCGAAGCATCGTTTCTATGCTCCTCCCGACAGCGATACCGATGGTGGAATGATATCGGTGATCGTTTGTTCCGAGGGAGCAAGCACCATCAACATTCAGTTCCTGGGAGAGATTAAGAACTCTTCACATCGTGTAACCGGCAGCAAAGGCTACAAACCTAGGATGGAGAAGTCGGAGACGTCGTTGAAGTTAAACTTCGAGAGTATTCCCCCGAACGAGCCAAAGTTCTATAGGGTCCAGATTTGGACCACCACTTTGACCCCGAAAGGAAAACCAGACAAGGAAGTCAAGGTCGCATTTGTCCCCCCATGGTTCTTCAGCGCTTCTGATGCTTGTGCCCTGGAGGTCGACGCTTTAACCGAGAGCTTGGTGTGTATAGGCAGCGGACCAATCTCCCTAGATGACCTTCAGCAATCCTGCGGTTCGGTCGTCTTCGAGAAGATTACTATGGTTGACGAGGAAATCCTAGACCTAACCGGACCCGTGGAAATCCAGCCTGAGGTTAAGGGCGGCAAGGACAATGTCAAAGTGTATATCGGCCATCAAAACATGCCCAAGGTGCCCATCTTGTTCACCATGGATGGGGGGGAGGAGGAAAGGGACGAAGTGATTTTTCCACTCCTGTTGCAGGCCATATCTGCTCCCGGAGTCTGGTCCGATGGGAAGCTTAGACTGATAAAAGGGCTGACCGTCGAGTACAGCAGAGGAGAGATCTATATCCCAAACGGCCGGAAGCTCAGGCTCACAGACGAAATTACCGAACTGTTGAACCTAGAATACCTCATAGCCAAGGAGGATAGCATACTTCCCAGAAGTGTGGAAGGATCGGAGCTGAAAGAGGCTAGGCTCGAACGGCAACATGAGCAGAGCCTTGATGATGGTTTGAAACAGGCATATTCGGCATTATTCAATCATTTCAGATGCTCCGGAACCACCCCGTCCACCGATCCATGGGGAGAGGATATACAGGAGCTAGCCAGAAATGTTGTCGATGCGTACCTAACGGCAGTGGACAAAACCTCGTCTCTAAAAATACTGTCAGTTATAGGAACAATTAACTCCAGAACTCTAGATCGATCCTGGGTCACTGCATATCACCCCCTTATGCTAGCTTACGCCCTGCGGCTGGTGGAGTGGAGAGATAATGAACTGCTTCCACATGGGCGCACAGAGGGGTTCAGAGAGGACCACTTCCTCGCCCGGTTCAATACCGCAGGCTTGCTACCCTTCCGTCACTTCAGCAGGACAGATTCTGTGCTGACCGGCGGAACGCAGGAATTTTCCCGCCTCTGGGTAGTCTACAGCGCGGTGAATCGGCCTGGCTCAACCACGCCCGATTTCATGTCGCGAGTAATATCCGACAAACTGGAGTCCTTCTGCAATTCATACCAGATCCTCTTCGACATCCATCCCGAGCGTACTTTGGTCATTAACTTGGTGAACCTGGGGAACCTAGGGCCCATCATCAAGGGCATATCGACATTTTTCAAGAAAATTCTAAAGGAAAACAAGCATGCTATCCCAAGGATTCTTCTGAGGATCTATGGTCCCTACTCTGATGGCATAGAGCTTGACAGCTTCTTTTCCGACAACGCTTACTCCCGCCTCAGGACACAGATGAGGAAGTACGACGATGAGATCGTGGACCTCCTGTTATTGCGTTTATCTTATGTAAGGGCTGGAGAGTATGAAGGAGATCTCGAGCCGGCCCATATCACATTCTTTCGAGGCATCCTGAAAGAAAAACCGGGATGGGGACAGCCTGAAAATTCCGGTCTGAAATCGGGAATGTATTGCCAGGGCTTGTACCCCTCTAAATCCATTGATGTGGGAACGGATACTGATGGATCAGTATATACCGTTGGGTTCGGTTCGGATGATAATGACCATGGCCTTGTCATTGAGGTTGCCAGAGCTTCCAACGCCCTAGAAGCCAGCAGCATATTCCGTACCTTCCAAAGAGGAGCATTCATAAAACAGACTGTGGAATCTCAGCACCTCTCCGGCGACCTCAGTCACATCTGGGAAGGCTCCCTTTGGGTTATCCACGTCCAGCCGAACGTGAGCCTGGAGTTCTACCTGAATGTTCCGGGGGCCGGAAAACGCAATGATCCTAGAATAATTATCCACTACAGCGACCAATATGACCCATCCTCGCCCAGCTACGATGTGATAACCTCCACCATCCATCGCAATCACTACCTGGCAGCTTTAAATCACGCCATTCAAACCTCGCACTTGAGTGATGTTCTTGATGCCGAAATTGTGCTGAAGAATCTCGTATCGATCGATGGAGAGCTAGCTCTCAAATTGCAGAAGGCCGACAAGAAGTACGCCGTCGAGTACATGGGGTTCATCGGCGCCCTCGCCCTTAGCAGGAACCTGTTAAACAGAGGAATGCCCGACCACATATGGGTTCCGCTGAGCCTCTCTGAGCTAGTGAGGCAGACTCATTCAGACGGCAGTGAGGGCTCAGGCATACTTCAGTATCAGTCACCAGGAGAAGCGTGCGACGACTTCTGCTTCGTCGGTTGCCCCCGGGATTCATCAGGCAACTACAAGGTCCGTCTGTGGATAGTGGAAGCAAAGGGTGGTACCAGCAAGACAAGTAAGGGCAAGGACCAAGTTATCGGTGCCCATAGGCAGATACTCGATCTGCTGGATCCCCCGAAGGGCAACTCCGACATTGAGATTGCCCGAGGATTGTTCGGAAGGGTTGTCGTCGACGTGGCTAGACGCATGGCGCATTATGAAGTCATCTCAAAGGAAGATTGGGGCAACATTTCCGCCCACGGCCGCCGCCTCATCGAAGGCGAATACGAGCTCGACAGTCTCAAGACGTCGAGCGGACAATATGGAGAGGTTGTTCAGATCAGCTCAATGACCAACAGTGCCAGTGTTGAACATGACGAGCAGGTACGCGTCATACATGCTCCAATAAGGGTCATCGAAGTGTTGAAAAATAAAAAACTAGACGAATTGGTGCCGGACCTAGACATCAGGAGCCTTATTCGCTACGAGATGACTACGGAGAATGAAAGGCGCCCAGAAGAGGTGAAGTTGCCTACCGAGCTAGAACTTCCTCCTGCCAATGTGGCTGATGTGGCGGTGAAGACAGAATCTCCCGCTGTGAAGGCACAAGAAATCATCTCAGATGTACCCAAAGAGATTGCACAGGTTCTCGCTGTACCGCTGGTAGCTCCTCCCTCGAGCCCTCCAACAGCGCCCGGGACAGAATCGTCAGTTATCAAGTTAAATGGCCCTCCAGCTACGAAATGGGAATTCCTGGAGATGTCGCCACCTGCGGAAACGCAGATGGATATCGGACCACTATTGGCTGATCTCAAGAGGGGTTTCGACTCGCTGGGTGTGGAGATATACAGCCCATCGCCCTCCACGGTAACGATCGGCCCAAGGAGAGTGTCCGTGGACATCGTCCCGAAAGAGGGGCAGAGGGTAGAGAAAGTAATGAAATCGCTCGATACCCTGAGCGTGTCGATAAAAGCGAAGGGGAAGATACAGGCGGACCTCGAGCCCGCGTCCGGTGCCATAAGGCTCTCCATTCCGACTGGTGAGCCGAGAGACATCCGGATAAGAGAAGCCTTTGAAAATCTAGGGGAGAAGCTAATATCTTCACTCCTTACGATTCCGCTCGGTATCGATACCAGGAACCGGCATCGCCTGCTTAGCCTTCCGGAGGAGAGACATGTTCTAATCGGGGGGACTACTGGTTCTGGTAAATCCAACTTCCTTACCACGACGATTATCAGTCTGGCCTTATCCATGACTCCGAACGATTTGAAGATCAGTATCCTGGATCCCAAAGGTGTCGATTTCCGAAAACTCGCAAGTCTACCCCACGTAGTCGCTGGAGGCTATATTGATAATGCGTCTGATTGTATCGAGTTCCTTCGCAAGATAATTGAGGAAGACCTACCGAAACGGCAGAACATGTTGAAGTCCTCTGGATACTCGTCGATCTATGAGATGAGACAAGAAGGGACCGGTGAGATGAATGCCCAAATGCCGTTCCATGTCATCATGATCGACGAGTACGCCGATCTGATCATGTCCCTTACGAAGGGGAAGGATGAATTCGAGGACTCTGTGACCCGTCTTGCCCAGATCGGCCGCGCCCTCGGCTACATCATAATCTTATCGACTCAGAGGCCGTCCGCGGACATCGTGTCGGGCAAGATCAAGGCTAACTTCCCATGCCGGATCGCATTCCGCTTGCCCTCCTCACGTGACTCGGTAGTAATACTGGACGAAGCGGGAGCGGAAGACCTAGCTGGTGCTGGGGACATGATTGTGAAAACGCAGACGAGCACGATGAGGATACAGGCGTACCGCACGACATCGAAAGATGTGGCTACGGCGATACAACATCTAAATGATGTATCTAAAACATAG
- the dptG gene encoding DNA phosphorothioation-dependent restriction protein DptG encodes MDETLMPAKRSDPPLDRVIADAFFPSSPAATTREAIFSDFLAEILGARPRGKDISQLKDAFMSLSYMTDSPEAAELLWAAFVASYTITGERGARGKDPKRYVVPFHPEIAKAMKPKESRPFGKWYIMLMSSGDPPTFNGHLHDKFVARLRDLAPSNLLEKIAVEAAGVVGYEKVASIDTTPIRPYVEQLSLCFQEDLECWINYNIESSSRWLQGVSDLLSYYMMMSIVQFSRNVHQEFEAVRNGKKYRAELIPMHFGEWDEAASQNREFARSWEGRNGLERELFDSWGRLVALRVVSDSARSARWAKYSNTLSEATDLPDVTIHTAVKNGLIDALNRFDVRSSSEDIGELSWQLATEVTKHYESKQPSLQSPATMGINVVFQLGNGSSKQFIRRQNKVGVTLRLDTPAIIFFAKIFNMHKGLSGSYAEFVQFLQYRGMKLDEESQSVVLSKLEALGMIEKQSDSGESIYVRALQ; translated from the coding sequence ATGGACGAAACTCTCATGCCCGCGAAAAGATCCGACCCACCTCTGGACAGAGTCATAGCGGATGCTTTCTTCCCCTCCTCGCCTGCTGCAACCACCAGGGAAGCCATCTTTTCTGACTTCCTGGCGGAGATACTGGGGGCTCGGCCGCGGGGAAAGGACATCAGCCAACTAAAGGACGCATTCATGAGCCTAAGTTATATGACTGATAGTCCGGAAGCAGCGGAGCTACTATGGGCCGCGTTTGTGGCCTCATACACAATTACTGGAGAGCGGGGAGCCCGAGGAAAGGATCCCAAGCGTTACGTCGTGCCGTTCCACCCCGAGATCGCAAAGGCAATGAAACCCAAAGAGAGCCGTCCTTTCGGAAAATGGTACATCATGCTAATGTCGAGCGGAGATCCGCCAACATTCAATGGCCATCTCCATGACAAATTTGTCGCTAGGCTCAGAGATCTAGCCCCTTCAAACTTGTTGGAAAAGATTGCGGTCGAGGCTGCTGGCGTGGTCGGTTATGAAAAGGTCGCCAGTATAGACACAACCCCGATAAGGCCATATGTTGAGCAATTGTCTCTGTGTTTCCAGGAGGATCTGGAATGCTGGATTAATTACAACATCGAATCATCGTCGAGGTGGCTGCAAGGCGTCAGCGACCTGCTTAGTTACTACATGATGATGTCGATAGTACAATTCTCCAGAAATGTACATCAGGAGTTCGAGGCAGTGCGCAATGGCAAGAAATATCGGGCCGAGTTGATCCCGATGCATTTCGGCGAGTGGGATGAAGCCGCCTCTCAGAATAGAGAATTTGCACGTAGCTGGGAGGGAAGAAATGGTCTGGAGAGGGAGCTATTTGACAGCTGGGGAAGGTTGGTTGCTCTAAGGGTTGTTTCCGATTCCGCAAGGTCGGCTAGATGGGCCAAATATTCTAACACTCTGAGTGAGGCAACCGATCTACCGGATGTGACTATCCATACTGCTGTAAAAAATGGACTTATTGATGCCCTCAATCGCTTCGATGTCCGATCGTCCTCTGAAGACATAGGAGAGTTATCTTGGCAGTTAGCGACTGAGGTAACAAAACACTATGAGAGCAAGCAGCCGAGCCTCCAGAGCCCTGCAACCATGGGCATCAACGTTGTCTTTCAACTCGGAAATGGCAGCAGCAAGCAGTTTATACGGAGACAAAACAAAGTCGGAGTGACGTTGCGCCTGGACACGCCGGCCATCATCTTCTTTGCCAAGATATTCAATATGCATAAGGGCCTGTCTGGCAGTTATGCTGAGTTTGTTCAGTTTCTCCAATACAGAGGCATGAAGTTGGACGAGGAGTCACAGTCCGTAGTCCTGAGTAAGCTTGAGGCATTAGGTATGATAGAAAAGCAAAGTGACAGCGGGGAGTCGATCTATGTCCGGGCTCTACAGTGA
- the dptF gene encoding DNA phosphorothioation-dependent restriction protein DptF — MGANNLTLYEQLRNCQLGEAGLIVGGSEESDPMREGLYVETNLDKIVRTFFVDDYKPDGKLLIILGSAGDGKSALLMNWTKRAKASGVTPLPKVHLDATASFNPHEQYDITLNNFLEVALENFVNRQGPRNAFAINLGLAINFFETRGYKNRFPAIWDAINEVRTKESAELDNMVIINLSRRDMFDVRPDHMGEGFLLDIINKFDFSNPNSPFHDAYQKEKESCKDESGCILYYNASKFTDPTVRKRVARVLAARSLITNTHLNPRLIIHQVSSILLHPWLRHMEVVDGRCPLCQSGEGAKQKVGPEHILWNALFDNETTANASLAGLIDPTAQVNFSLDFWILDLASSPKELRKKMQDINGLIKTSKKERQEVFISTLLRQKYLTGNDPNDTAIESKEFREFISLYCLLRYDMDQYKGAASNVNDTLKTALRCWAGSVDESHLVKFSDGYKTPEYEFMSRWEAPTFSLRKSAQKTKESHTIGMVWVVLELRSQGGREIAIPLTFDIYLLMQKVIKGYNPSSIDLNRSEGIQLIASRLSDFTAKNDFVRVVKKDGDHGVVIKVDEFDTIRIE; from the coding sequence ATGGGAGCAAACAACCTTACATTGTACGAACAATTGAGGAACTGCCAGTTGGGAGAAGCGGGCCTCATAGTTGGTGGTTCCGAGGAATCAGATCCGATGCGAGAGGGCCTCTATGTGGAGACCAACCTCGATAAGATAGTTAGAACATTTTTCGTGGACGATTACAAACCAGACGGTAAATTATTGATAATATTAGGAAGCGCAGGGGATGGGAAAAGTGCCCTACTCATGAATTGGACCAAGAGGGCAAAGGCATCGGGAGTGACTCCCCTGCCCAAAGTGCATCTCGATGCCACCGCCTCGTTCAATCCCCATGAACAATACGACATCACGCTAAACAATTTCTTAGAGGTTGCTTTGGAGAACTTCGTCAACAGGCAGGGACCGCGTAACGCTTTCGCAATAAACCTGGGGCTGGCCATCAACTTCTTCGAGACGAGAGGCTATAAGAATAGGTTTCCAGCCATATGGGATGCCATAAACGAAGTCAGGACCAAGGAGTCCGCCGAACTGGACAATATGGTCATTATCAACCTGAGCAGGAGAGATATGTTCGACGTTCGCCCGGACCATATGGGTGAAGGATTCCTGCTTGACATCATAAATAAATTCGATTTTTCTAATCCAAACTCCCCATTCCATGATGCATATCAGAAGGAGAAGGAAAGCTGCAAGGATGAGTCTGGGTGCATACTTTATTACAACGCCTCCAAGTTTACAGACCCGACTGTCCGGAAACGAGTGGCCCGAGTGCTGGCTGCGCGTAGCCTAATCACAAATACTCACCTCAATCCAAGGCTGATAATCCATCAGGTCTCATCCATACTGCTCCACCCATGGCTAAGGCACATGGAAGTCGTCGACGGACGATGCCCGCTTTGCCAGAGCGGCGAGGGTGCCAAGCAAAAGGTCGGGCCTGAACATATTTTATGGAATGCTCTGTTCGACAACGAAACGACAGCTAACGCATCCCTAGCAGGGCTCATAGATCCCACTGCCCAAGTGAACTTTTCACTCGACTTTTGGATCTTAGACCTGGCTTCTTCACCGAAGGAGCTGAGAAAGAAAATGCAGGACATTAATGGCCTAATTAAAACTAGTAAAAAAGAGAGGCAGGAAGTGTTCATTTCAACCCTCCTCCGCCAGAAGTACCTAACTGGCAACGATCCGAACGATACTGCTATCGAGTCCAAAGAGTTCAGGGAGTTCATCAGCCTCTATTGCCTGCTCAGATACGATATGGATCAATACAAGGGAGCAGCAAGCAATGTCAATGATACCCTTAAAACTGCCCTGAGATGCTGGGCTGGTTCAGTGGATGAGAGCCACCTGGTGAAATTTTCAGACGGATATAAAACGCCAGAATATGAGTTTATGTCGAGATGGGAAGCTCCCACATTCTCGCTTAGAAAATCTGCCCAAAAAACAAAGGAATCGCATACTATCGGCATGGTCTGGGTGGTACTGGAACTCCGGAGCCAGGGAGGCAGAGAGATAGCCATACCGCTCACATTTGACATCTATCTATTGATGCAAAAGGTCATCAAGGGTTACAATCCCAGCAGCATTGACCTGAATAGATCCGAGGGCATCCAGCTGATTGCATCGAGATTATCAGACTTCACGGCTAAGAATGATTTCGTCAGGGTCGTTAAGAAAGATGGCGACCACGGTGTTGTCATCAAGGTGGACGAGTTTGACACCATAAGGATAGAATAA